The following are encoded in a window of Deinococcus budaensis genomic DNA:
- the paaA gene encoding 1,2-phenylacetyl-CoA epoxidase subunit PaaA: MTQPLTPAETPQQHAAFEARILRGEKIEPGDWMPAEYRRQLIRMISQHAHSEVVGMLPEGEWITRAPTLRRKTILIAKVQDEAGHGQYLYHAAETLGISREEMLGALLSGKAKYSSIFNYPTMNWADVGMIGWLVDGAAIKNQTMLAGCSYGPYSRAMVRICSEETFHHKQGKEMIVAYAQGTPEQRAMAQDALDRWWWPALMMLGPHDADSPNSGALTKWGIKLKTNDEVRQEFINEHAPELLEAGLTIPDPDLHQDESGNWKHGPINWDEFWAVVNGQRGLNKERLGARQAAHEDGAWVREALDAYTARQLGQAAD; encoded by the coding sequence AGATCGAACCCGGCGACTGGATGCCCGCCGAGTACCGCCGCCAGCTGATCCGCATGATCAGCCAGCACGCGCACTCGGAGGTCGTGGGGATGCTCCCCGAAGGCGAGTGGATCACCCGGGCGCCCACCCTCAGGCGCAAGACCATCCTGATCGCCAAGGTGCAGGACGAGGCCGGGCACGGCCAGTACCTCTACCACGCCGCCGAGACGCTGGGCATCAGCCGCGAGGAGATGCTCGGCGCGCTGCTCTCGGGCAAGGCCAAGTACTCCTCGATCTTCAACTACCCCACCATGAACTGGGCCGACGTGGGCATGATCGGCTGGCTGGTGGACGGCGCGGCGATCAAGAACCAGACCATGCTGGCAGGCTGCTCCTACGGCCCCTACTCCCGGGCGATGGTCCGCATCTGCTCGGAGGAGACCTTCCACCACAAGCAGGGCAAGGAGATGATCGTCGCCTACGCCCAGGGCACCCCCGAGCAGCGCGCGATGGCCCAGGACGCCCTGGACCGCTGGTGGTGGCCCGCCCTGATGATGCTGGGGCCGCACGACGCCGACAGCCCCAACTCGGGCGCACTGACGAAGTGGGGCATCAAGCTCAAGACCAATGACGAGGTTCGCCAGGAGTTCATCAACGAGCACGCGCCCGAACTGCTCGAAGCCGGGCTGACCATCCCCGACCCCGACCTGCACCAGGACGAGTCGGGCAACTGGAAACACGGCCCGATCAACTGGGACGAGTTCTGGGCGGTCGTGAACGGTCAGCGGGGCCTCAACAAGGAGCGTCTGGGCGCCCGTCAGGCGGCCCACGAGGACGGCGCCTGGGTGCGCGAGGCCCTGGACGCCTACACGGCGCGCCAGCTGGGCCAGGCGGCAGACTGA
- a CDS encoding phenylacetic acid degradation protein — MTQTPSPHPGTQWPRWEVFKQDAPGRPWQAVGSVHAGDPDHALLTARNVFVRRPAAVSLWAVREGDILTATPEEVQTRPEVLDTPGEGGTYHVGLKRTHKRSMTFVDLVGTVEARGPGDAVRQAREEHPDALTWLVFPERAVVRTGDDPGTVDSWFAPARDKTYKQQQAYGVIGRHVGELKREGRMPGRVNEEPHIGAQKVHDHPHDPALQPAPRKVQP, encoded by the coding sequence ATGACCCAGACCCCCTCCCCCCACCCCGGTACCCAGTGGCCCCGCTGGGAAGTCTTCAAGCAGGACGCGCCGGGCAGGCCCTGGCAGGCGGTGGGCAGCGTCCACGCGGGTGACCCCGACCACGCCCTGCTGACGGCCCGCAACGTCTTTGTGCGCCGCCCGGCGGCCGTGAGCCTGTGGGCCGTGCGCGAGGGCGACATCCTGACCGCCACGCCGGAAGAGGTGCAGACCCGCCCCGAGGTGCTGGACACCCCCGGCGAGGGCGGCACCTACCACGTCGGCCTCAAGCGCACGCACAAGCGCTCGATGACCTTTGTCGATCTGGTGGGCACCGTCGAGGCGCGCGGCCCCGGCGACGCGGTCCGGCAGGCGCGCGAGGAGCACCCCGACGCCCTGACCTGGCTGGTCTTTCCCGAGAGGGCGGTCGTCCGCACGGGCGACGACCCCGGCACGGTGGACAGCTGGTTCGCGCCCGCGAGGGACAAGACCTACAAGCAGCAGCAGGCCTACGGCGTGATCGGCCGCCACGTCGGGGAACTCAAGCGCGAGGGCCGGATGCCGGGCCGCGTGAACGAGGAACCCCACATCGGCGCCCAGAAGGTCCATGACCACCCGCACGACCCCGCCCTCCAGCCCGCCCCGAGGAAGGTGCAGCCATGA